A single genomic interval of Croceibacter atlanticus HTCC2559 harbors:
- the uvrA gene encoding excinuclease ABC subunit UvrA, with protein MAYQDDTIEVFGARVHNLKNIDVTIPREQLVVITGLSGSGKSSLAFDTIYAEGQRRYIETFSAYARQFLGSLERPDVDKIDGLSPVIAIEQKTTSKSPRSTVGTITEIYDFLRLLFARASDAYSYNTGEKMVSYSDDQIKELITEDFKDQRINILAPVVRSRKGHYRELFESIAKQGFVKVRVDGEIRDIVKGMKIDRYKTHDIEIVIDRLQVSEKEDIQKRLAESIHTAMYHGDDVLMVIKHNENEARYFSRTLMCPTTGISYPNPEPNNFSFNSPKGACPKCNGIGTLYEVNENKVIPDRSKSISGGGLAPHGNKKKNWIFKQLENIAERFDFKLTDPISKIPKDALNIILYGGKDSFEVESKSLGVTRKYKIDFEGVATFIENTYNNNETTSLKRWAKEYMDKVTCPTCEGSRLRKESLYFKVNALNIAELANKDINELAAWFDDLPNHLSDKQEQIASEIVKEIRTRLQFLVDVGLTYLSLNRGSKSLSGGEAQRIRLATQIGSQLVGVLYILDEPSIGLHQRDNEKLINSLEALRDVGNSVIVVEHDKDMIERADHVIDIGPRAGKHGGQIISQGTPEQLLKEDTLTANYMSGKMEIAVPEKRREGNGKFIELKGCTGNNLKNVSIKLPLGQMIAVTGVSGSGKSTLINETLYPIMNAHYFNGVKKPMPYKSIKGLDECDKVIDINQSPIGRTPRSNPATYTGVFSEIRSIFSKTTEAEIRGYKPGRFSFNVKGGRCETCGGGGLRVIEMNFLPDVYVECETCQGKRFNRETLEIRWKGKSIADVLEMTINEATEFFENIPKIHRKLKTIQDVGLGYITLGQQSTTLSGGEAQRIKLATELSKRDTGNTFYILDEPTTGLHFEDIRVLMEVLNRLTNKGNTVLIIEHNMDVIKMADYIIDIGYEGGKGGGKVVAKGTPEQVAKDKKSYTAKFLRQELA; from the coding sequence ATGGCATACCAAGACGATACAATAGAGGTATTTGGCGCACGCGTTCATAACCTAAAAAATATAGATGTTACAATTCCACGAGAGCAGCTTGTGGTTATAACTGGATTATCTGGCTCAGGTAAATCTTCCTTAGCTTTTGATACCATATACGCAGAAGGACAACGGCGATATATAGAAACGTTTTCGGCATATGCCAGACAGTTTTTAGGAAGTTTAGAACGTCCTGATGTTGATAAGATAGATGGCCTTTCTCCAGTTATTGCAATAGAGCAAAAAACTACAAGTAAAAGTCCGCGTAGTACTGTAGGAACTATAACAGAAATTTACGATTTTTTACGTTTATTATTTGCTCGTGCTAGTGATGCTTATAGCTACAACACTGGAGAGAAAATGGTAAGCTATAGTGATGATCAAATTAAAGAGCTTATCACAGAAGACTTTAAAGACCAGCGCATTAATATCTTAGCGCCAGTTGTACGTTCTAGAAAAGGACACTACAGAGAACTTTTTGAAAGTATTGCAAAGCAAGGTTTTGTTAAAGTTCGAGTAGATGGAGAAATTCGTGATATTGTAAAAGGTATGAAAATAGACCGTTACAAAACTCACGATATAGAGATTGTAATAGACCGATTACAAGTTTCTGAAAAAGAAGATATTCAAAAAAGACTTGCAGAGAGTATACATACCGCTATGTATCATGGTGATGATGTTCTCATGGTAATTAAGCACAACGAAAATGAAGCGCGCTATTTTAGTAGAACATTAATGTGTCCTACCACTGGTATATCTTATCCAAATCCAGAACCTAACAATTTCAGCTTTAACTCACCAAAAGGTGCTTGTCCTAAATGTAATGGTATTGGAACGCTGTATGAGGTTAATGAAAATAAGGTGATTCCAGACAGAAGTAAATCAATTAGTGGTGGCGGATTGGCTCCACACGGAAACAAAAAGAAAAACTGGATATTTAAACAACTTGAAAATATAGCAGAACGTTTTGATTTTAAACTAACTGACCCTATTTCTAAAATACCAAAAGATGCTTTAAATATTATTCTTTATGGTGGCAAAGATAGTTTTGAGGTAGAAAGCAAATCCTTAGGTGTTACCCGTAAATATAAAATAGATTTTGAAGGTGTTGCTACTTTTATAGAAAACACATACAACAATAATGAAACAACATCATTAAAACGTTGGGCTAAAGAATATATGGATAAGGTAACCTGTCCTACCTGCGAAGGTTCAAGGTTGCGTAAAGAATCTCTATATTTTAAAGTTAACGCCTTAAATATAGCCGAGTTGGCTAATAAAGATATAAATGAGCTTGCAGCTTGGTTTGATGATTTACCAAATCATCTTTCTGATAAACAGGAACAGATAGCTTCAGAAATTGTAAAGGAAATAAGAACACGCCTTCAGTTTTTAGTAGATGTTGGTCTTACTTACCTTTCTTTAAATCGTGGTAGCAAATCTTTATCTGGTGGTGAAGCTCAACGTATACGTTTGGCAACACAAATAGGATCGCAATTGGTAGGTGTCTTATACATTCTAGATGAACCAAGTATAGGATTACACCAACGTGACAATGAAAAGCTAATAAATTCTCTTGAAGCCTTACGTGATGTTGGGAATAGTGTTATTGTAGTAGAACACGATAAGGATATGATTGAGCGCGCAGATCACGTGATAGATATTGGTCCTCGTGCGGGAAAACATGGCGGACAAATAATTAGCCAAGGTACACCAGAACAACTACTAAAGGAAGATACGCTTACAGCAAATTATATGTCTGGTAAGATGGAAATTGCAGTTCCAGAAAAAAGACGTGAAGGCAATGGCAAATTTATCGAGCTTAAGGGTTGTACAGGAAACAATTTAAAGAACGTGTCAATTAAACTACCGTTAGGACAAATGATTGCCGTAACGGGAGTTTCAGGTAGTGGTAAGAGTACATTAATTAATGAGACGCTCTACCCTATTATGAATGCCCATTATTTTAATGGTGTAAAAAAACCAATGCCTTATAAAAGCATAAAAGGTTTAGATGAATGTGATAAGGTTATCGATATAAACCAAAGCCCTATTGGCCGCACACCACGAAGTAATCCTGCAACATATACTGGTGTATTTTCTGAGATACGTAGCATTTTTTCTAAAACTACAGAAGCAGAAATTAGAGGTTATAAACCTGGTCGTTTTAGTTTTAATGTAAAAGGTGGCCGTTGTGAAACTTGTGGCGGTGGCGGTTTACGAGTTATTGAAATGAACTTTTTACCAGATGTTTATGTAGAATGTGAAACCTGCCAAGGCAAACGTTTTAATAGAGAAACGCTTGAAATACGCTGGAAAGGTAAAAGTATTGCCGATGTTTTAGAAATGACAATAAATGAAGCTACCGAGTTTTTTGAGAATATTCCTAAAATACACCGAAAACTTAAAACAATACAAGATGTAGGTTTGGGTTACATTACTTTAGGACAACAAAGTACTACACTGTCTGGTGGAGAAGCCCAACGTATTAAATTGGCAACAGAATTATCTAAAAGAGATACAGGAAATACCTTTTATATATTAGATGAGCCTACAACTGGACTTCATTTTGAAGACATTCGTGTTTTAATGGAAGTTTTAAATAGATTAACTAATAAAGGAAACACCGTACTCATAATAGAACATAATATGGATGTTATTAAGATGGCAGACTATATTATAGATATTGGTTACGAAGGTGGAAAAGGTGGCGGAAAAGTAGTTGCTAAAGGTACACCAGAACAAGTAGCTAAAGACAAGAAAAGCTATACAGCAAAGTTCTTAAGACAAGAATTAGCATAG
- a CDS encoding nitroreductase family protein — translation MIPNKTTPTDYEIIDLIKERWSPRVFSEEIPKEEDVKRLFEAGRWAPSSNNFQPWVIIYGIKGTPMYDRIYNCLVEFNQGWAKHAPVLALGAFKKDMPNGEKENFHALHDLGAFSMAMSLQATSMNMAVHQMAGIDFDGAKKEFNFPDNYHVATGIAIGYQGGNPDDLGEDLKETELKITRERKSQTEFVFNGNFKE, via the coding sequence ATGATACCAAATAAAACAACACCTACAGATTACGAGATAATAGATTTAATAAAAGAGCGCTGGAGTCCCAGAGTTTTTTCTGAAGAGATACCTAAAGAAGAAGACGTTAAACGATTGTTTGAAGCTGGTCGTTGGGCACCAAGTTCAAATAATTTTCAGCCTTGGGTTATTATTTATGGTATAAAAGGTACTCCAATGTATGATAGGATTTACAACTGTTTGGTGGAGTTTAACCAAGGTTGGGCAAAACATGCACCGGTTTTGGCATTAGGAGCTTTTAAGAAAGATATGCCTAATGGTGAGAAAGAAAATTTTCACGCACTACATGATCTAGGAGCATTTTCTATGGCTATGAGTTTACAAGCTACATCTATGAATATGGCCGTTCACCAAATGGCAGGAATAGATTTTGATGGCGCTAAAAAAGAATTTAATTTTCCAGATAATTATCACGTTGCAACTGGAATAGCAATAGGATACCAAGGTGGTAACCCTGATGATTTAGGTGAAGATTTAAAAGAAACAGAGCTTAAAATAACACGTGAACGCAAATCACAAACTGAGTTTGTGTTTAACGGTAATTTTAAGGAGTAA
- a CDS encoding acyl carrier protein, whose translation MNTIYEKLKSIITVYLPEDVEVNDITKDSHLMNELNINSAHLVDIVLDIEDEFNIEISNDDIEQMQTVEDAIQAIERKLKD comes from the coding sequence ATGAATACTATTTACGAAAAGCTAAAATCTATAATAACTGTTTATCTTCCTGAAGATGTTGAGGTTAATGATATAACTAAAGACAGTCATTTAATGAATGAGCTTAATATAAATTCAGCTCATTTAGTTGATATTGTTTTAGACATTGAAGATGAGTTTAATATTGAAATCTCTAATGATGATATTGAACAAATGCAAACGGTTGAAGATGCAATACAAGCTATAGAGCGAAAGCTAAAAGATTAA
- a CDS encoding beta-ketoacyl-[acyl-carrier-protein] synthase family protein, translated as MSKKTKRVVVTGLGICAPNGIGVSEFWKNTKLGVSGIRFIPQLRELNFTCQIAAQPQVTQEHINARFTKLEQRGLNSTGIVYGVLAGLEAWEDADLLYNDTPDYDTGIIFGTGILGVDKFREAIHKIDAGNTRRLGSTSVLQTMASGISTYLNSKLGCGNQVTTNSSACSTGTEAVLMAYDRIKSGQAKRILVGSCSDSGPYIWGGFDAMRILPHDYNDKPTEASRPMSATASGFVPGSGAGALVIESLESAEKRGAKIYAEISGGHLNSGGQLAGGSMTAPNGQAVRRCISKALKESRVQHDALSAINGHLTATKKDSEEVYNWKRTLKIEAANFPPINSLKGLIGHGLASSGSMECVATVLQIKHQTLFGNVNASDVHPDIQNLIPKEAILQTTKKTPLQHIAKASFGFGDVNAVVIFSKFEP; from the coding sequence ATGTCAAAAAAAACTAAACGTGTTGTGGTTACCGGTTTGGGAATTTGTGCTCCAAATGGTATCGGTGTTTCAGAGTTTTGGAAAAACACCAAATTAGGTGTTAGTGGTATCAGGTTTATACCTCAATTAAGAGAGTTAAACTTTACCTGCCAAATAGCTGCACAACCGCAAGTTACACAAGAACATATAAACGCTAGGTTTACAAAATTAGAACAACGCGGTTTAAACTCAACAGGAATTGTTTATGGCGTTTTAGCTGGATTAGAAGCTTGGGAAGATGCAGATTTACTATATAACGATACGCCAGATTATGATACCGGAATTATATTCGGGACAGGCATATTAGGCGTAGATAAGTTTAGAGAAGCTATCCATAAAATAGATGCAGGTAACACAAGACGCCTAGGTAGCACTTCTGTTTTACAAACTATGGCTAGTGGTATAAGCACCTATTTAAACAGCAAATTAGGTTGTGGTAATCAGGTTACTACAAACTCATCAGCTTGTTCAACAGGTACAGAAGCTGTGCTTATGGCTTATGACCGTATTAAATCTGGACAAGCCAAACGTATTTTAGTAGGTAGTTGTAGTGATTCCGGACCATATATTTGGGGTGGTTTTGATGCTATGCGTATTTTACCGCACGATTATAATGATAAACCAACAGAAGCCTCCAGACCAATGAGTGCAACAGCTTCTGGATTTGTACCTGGTAGTGGTGCTGGCGCATTGGTTATTGAATCTTTAGAAAGCGCAGAAAAGCGCGGAGCTAAAATATATGCTGAAATTTCTGGTGGTCATCTTAATTCTGGAGGTCAGCTTGCTGGAGGAAGTATGACAGCACCTAATGGTCAAGCAGTAAGACGTTGTATCTCTAAGGCCTTAAAAGAATCACGTGTTCAACATGATGCATTAAGCGCTATAAATGGACATTTAACAGCTACTAAAAAAGATTCTGAAGAGGTGTATAACTGGAAACGAACTCTAAAAATTGAAGCTGCTAACTTCCCACCAATAAATTCATTAAAAGGACTTATTGGTCACGGTTTGGCTTCTTCGGGAAGTATGGAGTGTGTAGCAACAGTACTACAAATAAAGCATCAAACGCTCTTTGGAAATGTAAATGCATCAGATGTACATCCAGATATTCAAAATCTAATTCCAAAAGAAGCTATATTACAAACCACTAAAAAGACACCTTTACAACATATTGCCAAAGCCAGTTTTGGTTTTGGAGATGTAAATGCCGTGGTTATTTTTTCAAAATTTGAACCCTAA
- a CDS encoding 3-hydroxyacyl-ACP dehydratase FabZ family protein, whose amino-acid sequence MSTLKTYILEKLPYTKPFLFVDEIFKVDDNGIEGAYTFKEDEYFYEGHFKELPITPGVILTECMAQIGLVSLGIYLLKDVKQKDVLVAFSESHVEFLKTVKPKETVTVISEKIYFRFNKLKCKVKMLNENDEVVCKGELSGMLIQD is encoded by the coding sequence ATGAGTACATTAAAAACATACATATTAGAGAAGTTACCCTACACAAAACCCTTTTTATTTGTCGATGAAATTTTCAAGGTAGATGATAATGGTATTGAAGGTGCTTACACTTTTAAAGAAGACGAATACTTTTATGAAGGTCACTTTAAAGAATTACCTATTACACCAGGCGTTATCTTAACAGAATGTATGGCACAGATAGGACTGGTTTCATTAGGGATTTACTTATTAAAGGATGTTAAGCAAAAAGATGTTTTGGTAGCATTTTCAGAATCTCATGTTGAGTTTTTGAAAACAGTAAAACCAAAAGAAACTGTAACAGTTATTTCTGAAAAAATTTACTTTAGGTTTAACAAGTTAAAGTGTAAAGTTAAAATGCTTAACGAAAACGATGAGGTGGTTTGTAAAGGCGAATTAAGCGGAATGCTCATACAAGATTAA
- a CDS encoding SDR family oxidoreductase produces MVNNQFALILGGTTGLGFASVKKLAAEGFNIIVVHRTRKADLVQFQEFINTTNVTVIEFATDALNPEKREDCIQHLVETLPKHSVKLMLHSIAKGNLNPLVNSEKTLSSKDYQLTINAMGTSLLDWSQAMLNANLFSDHAKILAFTSEGNTKVIPNYGAVSAAKVVLESIIKQMAVEFAPFQITANAIQAGVTDTTSLRMIPGSDKLKSLALQRNPNNRLTTPEDVANAVYLLSKDEANWITGNIIKVDGGEHLR; encoded by the coding sequence ATGGTAAACAATCAATTTGCACTCATTTTAGGAGGCACAACAGGTTTAGGTTTTGCATCAGTAAAAAAATTAGCTGCTGAAGGTTTTAATATTATAGTCGTACACAGAACTCGAAAAGCAGACCTTGTTCAATTTCAGGAATTTATAAACACAACAAATGTAACCGTTATTGAATTTGCTACAGATGCCTTAAATCCCGAAAAACGTGAAGACTGTATTCAACATTTAGTTGAAACACTACCAAAACACAGTGTCAAGCTTATGCTTCATAGTATTGCTAAAGGCAATTTAAACCCATTAGTAAACTCAGAGAAAACTCTGTCGAGTAAAGATTATCAGCTTACTATAAATGCTATGGGTACGAGTCTGTTAGATTGGAGCCAGGCAATGTTGAATGCCAATCTATTTTCAGATCACGCAAAAATCCTTGCTTTTACAAGTGAAGGTAATACTAAAGTAATTCCTAATTACGGTGCAGTCTCTGCTGCTAAGGTTGTGCTAGAAAGTATAATAAAACAAATGGCTGTAGAGTTTGCGCCTTTTCAAATTACTGCAAATGCAATTCAAGCTGGAGTTACAGATACTACCTCACTACGTATGATTCCAGGATCAGATAAATTAAAAAGTCTAGCACTACAACGTAACCCTAACAATAGGCTTACTACACCAGAAGATGTAGCAAACGCCGTATATCTTCTTAGTAAAGATGAAGCCAATTGGATTACAGGAAATATAATTAAAGTAGATGGCGGTGAACATTTAAGATGA
- a CDS encoding type III polyketide synthase, with the protein MSVHIASVATQLPEFYRETKDIIPLVNVWLHDQDSRFKRKVVKIFEGAAVDKRYSIMNPEDVFTQTTFEDKNNIYQREVKKLGKQALVKALDKAKWNAQSLDFIITVSCTGIMIPSLDAYLINDLKLKQDIVRLPVTEMGCVAGISGMIYAKKFLESQPNKRAAVIAVESPTSTFQLDDYSMANMVSAAIFGDGAACVLLSSEDNHIGPRIVGEKMYHFYDETNMMGFDLTNGGLKMILDPKVPETIAAHFPNIVHPFLKENNTSIEHLDHLVFHPGGKKIVQTVEELFGNLGKNIDDTRETLRRYGNMSSATVLFVLERFMNKEIAKGEQGLMLSFGPGFTAQRILLEW; encoded by the coding sequence ATGAGTGTACATATAGCTTCTGTAGCTACACAACTACCTGAATTTTATAGAGAAACTAAAGACATAATACCTTTGGTTAATGTTTGGTTACACGACCAAGATTCTAGATTTAAAAGAAAAGTAGTTAAGATTTTTGAAGGTGCTGCTGTCGATAAGCGTTACTCAATAATGAATCCTGAAGATGTTTTTACCCAAACCACTTTTGAGGATAAAAATAATATTTACCAACGCGAAGTAAAGAAGTTAGGGAAACAGGCATTGGTAAAAGCGTTAGATAAAGCAAAATGGAATGCACAAAGCTTAGATTTTATAATAACGGTAAGTTGTACCGGCATTATGATACCAAGTTTAGATGCTTACCTTATAAACGACTTAAAGCTAAAACAAGATATTGTAAGATTACCAGTTACAGAAATGGGATGTGTTGCAGGAATTTCTGGTATGATTTACGCCAAGAAATTTTTGGAGTCTCAACCTAATAAACGTGCTGCGGTAATAGCCGTAGAGAGTCCTACATCTACATTTCAATTAGACGATTATTCGATGGCCAATATGGTTAGTGCTGCTATTTTTGGAGATGGTGCCGCATGTGTATTATTATCTTCAGAAGACAATCACATAGGACCAAGAATTGTAGGAGAGAAGATGTATCATTTTTATGATGAAACAAATATGATGGGTTTCGATCTTACAAATGGCGGACTCAAAATGATTTTAGACCCCAAAGTACCGGAAACTATAGCAGCGCATTTCCCTAACATAGTTCATCCATTTCTAAAAGAAAATAACACCTCTATTGAACATTTAGACCATTTGGTGTTTCATCCTGGTGGAAAGAAAATAGTACAAACAGTTGAAGAATTATTTGGGAATTTAGGAAAGAATATAGACGATACACGAGAAACATTAAGGCGTTACGGAAACATGAGTAGTGCAACAGTACTGTTTGTATTAGAGCGTTTTATGAATAAAGAGATTGCCAAAGGAGAACAAGGCTTAATGTTAAGTTTTGGTCCAGGTTTTACAGCACAACGAATTTTATTAGAATGGTAA
- a CDS encoding methyltransferase domain-containing protein → MMTFKKRSNQEELMDNLDLDKRILKLALKDISRVNKLLGGNNITINAIENIINKNPKAHYKITDIGCGSGAMLREVATYCRKKKYNVSLVGIDMNTNSLDIAEEFSEDFPEIRYKNLNIFQAKPKDIETDILLCTLTLHHFTTADINRFIAAFVSITTKAIIINDLQRSRLAYLLFHVFSRIFLKTQLARIDGLISIERGFIKQDLQHISNTLKASSSIQWKWAFRYLWVIKPNKTI, encoded by the coding sequence ATGATGACATTTAAAAAACGCTCTAACCAAGAAGAGCTTATGGATAATTTAGATCTAGACAAGCGCATTCTTAAATTAGCTTTAAAAGATATAAGTCGGGTTAATAAATTACTTGGAGGAAATAATATTACCATAAATGCAATCGAAAACATTATAAATAAAAATCCAAAAGCACATTATAAGATAACAGATATTGGCTGTGGCTCTGGTGCAATGTTGCGAGAGGTTGCCACATATTGTAGAAAGAAAAAATACAATGTAAGCTTAGTTGGTATAGATATGAACACAAATAGTTTAGATATCGCAGAAGAGTTTTCTGAAGATTTCCCTGAAATTCGTTATAAGAATCTCAATATTTTTCAAGCCAAACCTAAAGACATAGAGACAGATATCTTACTGTGTACACTTACATTACATCACTTTACAACAGCTGATATCAATCGATTTATAGCAGCATTTGTATCAATTACAACCAAAGCAATTATTATCAATGATTTACAAAGAAGTAGGCTAGCGTATCTATTATTTCATGTTTTTAGCCGTATATTTCTAAAGACGCAACTGGCAAGGATAGATGGTTTAATATCAATTGAGCGTGGTTTTATAAAACAAGACCTTCAGCATATTTCAAATACGTTAAAAGCGTCTTCCTCCATACAATGGAAATGGGCTTTCAGGTATTTATGGGTCATCAAACCAAACAAAACAATATGA
- a CDS encoding NAD(P)/FAD-dependent oxidoreductase — MINEKIGILGGGLSGLTAAIHLALKGKDVTLIEKESYPHHKVCGEYVSNEVKPYLAQLGVTFKDVSIKNINVLQWSTHKGKQVQVNLPLGGFGISRYMLDFILYKRALDLGVTVITDTVVSVNFESDVLKVSTLTQHEMIFKYVIGAFGKRSTLDKILQRKFIEKKSKWLAVKAHYKTTGFNENCVQLHNFKGGYCGLSMVEDNAVNCCYLTTYKSFKTVKGIAKFNASIISENPNMAQFFNTSKMSFEAPLTIAQVSFQKKSIVQEHILMVGDSAGLIHPLCGNGMAMAIHSAKLVSETLLKGDITTWERRDIEEHYIKTWKKTFSKRLAFGSVLQHILLNNSLSKIASITIARMPWLLQKIIKTTHGKPLSL, encoded by the coding sequence GTGATAAATGAAAAAATAGGAATACTTGGTGGTGGTCTTTCTGGACTTACTGCAGCAATACATTTAGCCTTAAAAGGTAAAGATGTCACGCTTATTGAAAAAGAATCTTATCCTCATCATAAAGTTTGTGGTGAGTATGTTAGCAATGAGGTGAAACCTTATTTAGCACAATTAGGTGTTACATTTAAAGATGTTTCAATTAAGAATATAAATGTATTACAATGGTCTACTCATAAGGGTAAACAAGTACAAGTTAATTTACCTCTTGGTGGTTTTGGAATTAGTAGGTATATGTTAGATTTTATTCTGTATAAAAGAGCGCTGGATTTAGGTGTTACTGTTATAACAGATACTGTTGTTTCAGTAAATTTTGAAAGCGATGTACTTAAAGTATCTACGCTTACTCAGCATGAAATGATCTTTAAATATGTAATAGGAGCTTTTGGAAAACGCTCTACATTAGATAAAATCCTTCAGAGAAAATTTATTGAAAAGAAATCAAAATGGCTTGCTGTTAAAGCGCACTATAAAACCACCGGATTTAATGAGAATTGTGTGCAATTACATAATTTTAAAGGAGGTTATTGTGGGTTAAGTATGGTTGAGGATAATGCAGTTAATTGTTGTTACCTTACAACATATAAAAGTTTTAAGACTGTAAAGGGTATTGCAAAGTTTAATGCTTCTATAATCTCTGAAAATCCTAATATGGCTCAATTCTTTAACACCTCTAAAATGAGTTTTGAAGCACCATTAACAATAGCTCAGGTTTCATTTCAGAAAAAATCTATTGTACAAGAACATATATTAATGGTAGGTGATAGTGCAGGCTTAATACATCCATTATGTGGTAACGGAATGGCTATGGCAATACATTCTGCTAAACTAGTTTCAGAAACACTCCTAAAAGGAGACATTACTACTTGGGAAAGAAGAGACATAGAAGAACACTACATTAAAACTTGGAAAAAAACATTTTCAAAACGCTTAGCATTCGGAAGCGTTCTTCAACACATTTTATTAAATAACTCCTTATCTAAAATAGCGAGCATTACAATTGCAAGAATGCCTTGGTTGTTACAAAAAATTATAAAAACAACTCATGGTAAACCTTTAAGCTTATGA
- a CDS encoding OmpA family protein gives MKISIKTILAVAVASILFVGCEATKNANNKQKGGVIGATGGAILGAIIGNNVGDGNNSELGAVIGGVVGGATGVIIGNKMDKQAQKIEQEIPGAQVERIDDGIVVTFDENSGVYFDTNKSNINAKSQETLDKLSNVLVEYPNTDVLVVGHTDSTGSAEYNMSLSRDRANSVTNYFTSKGLSSGRFTTKWFGETKPAYTNDTAEGRAKNRRVQLAILPNEQMVDEAEKEAQDGN, from the coding sequence ATGAAGATTTCAATAAAAACAATTTTAGCAGTAGCTGTTGCCTCAATATTATTTGTAGGTTGTGAGGCTACTAAGAATGCAAATAACAAACAAAAAGGTGGTGTAATTGGCGCTACTGGTGGTGCAATATTAGGTGCTATTATTGGTAACAATGTAGGAGACGGAAACAACTCTGAACTTGGAGCAGTAATTGGTGGTGTTGTAGGTGGTGCAACTGGTGTAATCATTGGTAATAAAATGGATAAGCAAGCTCAGAAAATAGAGCAGGAAATTCCAGGAGCTCAAGTTGAGCGTATTGATGATGGTATTGTTGTAACCTTCGATGAGAATAGTGGTGTTTATTTTGACACAAATAAGTCAAATATTAATGCCAAATCTCAAGAAACCTTAGATAAATTATCTAATGTACTTGTAGAGTATCCTAACACAGATGTATTAGTCGTAGGGCATACAGATAGTACAGGTTCTGCCGAGTATAATATGTCTCTTTCAAGAGATAGAGCTAACTCTGTAACAAATTACTTTACGAGTAAAGGGTTATCTTCTGGACGATTTACAACAAAATGGTTTGGTGAAACTAAACCTGCTTATACGAATGACACTGCAGAAGGACGTGCAAAAAACCGTCGTGTACAATTAGCTATCTTACCAAATGAACAAATGGTAGATGAAGCTGAAAAAGAAGCACAAGACGGAAACTAG
- a CDS encoding lipocalin family protein — translation MKKLIMFCFAVTVLASCGTSKVVKEAKSTFKGAWTLNTITYPGASGDFAVTLFNDTSKACFENSDWFFVANNNEGTYTITNTGCPSGERNFIWTIQEVNETTGNYDFLLKPVNEKGKSETGNTGFRVNLVSLTDTAMTWEQTVSLDGKPFTIRMNFNKK, via the coding sequence ATGAAAAAATTAATAATGTTTTGTTTTGCAGTTACTGTTTTAGCTAGCTGTGGTACAAGTAAAGTTGTAAAAGAAGCTAAGTCAACCTTTAAAGGTGCTTGGACATTAAATACTATTACATATCCTGGAGCATCTGGAGACTTTGCAGTTACACTTTTTAATGACACCTCAAAAGCGTGTTTTGAAAACAGTGACTGGTTCTTTGTTGCTAATAATAATGAAGGAACGTATACAATTACAAATACAGGTTGTCCTTCTGGAGAACGCAATTTTATATGGACAATACAAGAAGTAAATGAAACTACAGGAAATTATGATTTCTTATTGAAACCTGTAAACGAAAAAGGGAAATCTGAAACTGGTAATACAGGATTTAGAGTAAACCTTGTAAGTCTTACAGATACTGCAATGACTTGGGAACAAACGGTTTCTTTAGATGGAAAACCATTTACTATTAGAATGAATTTCAACAAAAAATAA
- a CDS encoding DUF1328 domain-containing protein, whose amino-acid sequence MLRWTVIFIIIAIVAGIFGFGGISEGAEGIAKILFFIFIVLFLLSLVGRLFRK is encoded by the coding sequence ATGTTACGCTGGACAGTTATATTTATAATTATAGCAATTGTTGCTGGAATCTTTGGCTTTGGAGGAATCTCTGAAGGTGCAGAAGGTATAGCAAAAATCCTATTCTTTATTTTCATAGTTCTATTCCTATTATCATTAGTAGGTAGATTATTCAGAAAATAA